The genomic DNA TTATTATCCGAGTATGAAGCTAGACTTTGATAATGGCCGGCCTTTAGAAATTAAATACATGTATCAGAAACCGATATCGGCAGCTAGAGAAGCAGGTTTCGAAATGAAAGAAACTGAAAAGCTTTATCAAACTTTGTTGAGTCTTATTTAGGCCTTTTAATATATACTAATCACTCTAGTAGAATTACCAGAGTGATTGGTTTTGACTTTAAGTCAATTATTCAGTCACTTTTTGTGCTATTTCCCAATCGTAGTTAATTTTTCTTTTTAAATAATCTTTTAGCGGTTCAAGTCCAATTTCGGTTCTTCGCTGATCTACATACTCTGGATTATTAATGGGAAATGGTTCTAAAATTCTATCTTCATTGTATCGAAATTGCATTCCATAATCTTGGAGTTTTCCTTCGTTTACAAGAACTCTATCATGGATTTTAGCATATTCCATGCAACTACCTTCACCGTTGAGGCAAGCTTCTTTTATTTGAGCTAGATAGGCTTTTCTCACCGAATCACTTTCGTGATGGTTAATAACCAGAAGCGGGGCATCTGCTGCCAATTCTCCCACTGCTGAATACGTTGGCCAGCCATTTTCGGCAATCATGACTTTCATATTTTCAAAATTGTCTTTTGTAATTCTACCTCTTAAATCACCTAATGGATAACACCAATGGGGAATATTTCCATTTTGCATGAAATAGTTTTTAGCCAGATCCATATAGTAATCCAATGCCTGATCTTTCATAATTAACCGCAGTAATTTTTTAGCATACTCAGCTTCTTTAAGTGCGCCATTTTTTTCTTGAAATTTCTTAAACTGAGCATTCTCAATTTGTTGCCAACGAGCATCTTCAGATAGAGAATAGAAATTACAATCGGTTAGTGGGAGTAATGTGTAATTATCTTTGAGCGCGATATTTAAAAAGTAAAAAGCAGTATCTACCTGATAAATAAGCGCACAGGCAGAGGCTAGTTTGTAGGCATTTTCTTCAATCACTTTAGTTTTTGTGGCAGACAGTAAAGCAGTACCAAAAGCATAAGCGGCACTATCAGGTTTACCTTCTTGCAGATATTGCTCGCCACTTTTTTGCGCGGTACAAGTGGTAATAGATAGTAAAAATATTACGATACTAAGAGTAAACTTCATCTTCTAAAATTTTAATTGTATTAATAACTAGAGCTCAATTGTACAGCAGTTAGCAATACAAAAAATATATTTGAGACGAATTACTAGATTAAGACAAGAAACAACCAATTAAGCAGGTGGCAGAATTTATCATTGTAGTAAAATGTAAAAACTCCTGCTAAATAGGTTAAATCCTCTTCTTTAAAAGTTATCTACCGATTGTTTTGGAAATTCTCAGGCTGTTGCACTATTTTTCATCCACTATGCAATTGTTCTTAAGTAAAAAATATCGTTGGCTTAGGCATCTAATTTTCTGGCCTTGTGTGTGGTTGTTTTATATCTATTTCTTCAGTTATAAATCAAATAATGCCTCTTATGTATTGGTGTTTTCAAGTGTATTATTGCCTATTACAGCATTAAGCAGCTCCATTATCACCTACTATTTAATCCCTAAATTTCTATTGACTAAAAGAATACTTTCGTTTGGGATTTATTTAGTGAGCACTGTGCTCTTTACCACATTTTGTACGCTTTTACTACTCATCCTATCTATCGCTTATATTCCCAATTTGCGCGTAACAGATATACCTCCTATGAGCAGGAACTATGTGTTTATTTTAATCTTGGTTTATCTGTTTGTAATGTGCATTAGCTTTATAAGTATGCTAAAAAATAACTTTATTGCAGCAGCTAGAAATAACGAATTACAGCAACATGTTTTTGAGAGTAAATTCAAATTAAAAGAGCAAGAATTAAATTTATTGAAAAGTCAGATTCACCCACATTTTCTGTTCAATACACTTAATACGATTTATGGTTTTGCACTCAAGCAATCTACAGAAACACCCGATTTAATATTGAGATTGTCGGATTTGTTAGACTATATTTTGTATCAGGTAAACAAACCGGGAGTAAGTTTGCGAGACGAGTTAAAACATCTCAATCAATACATAGATTTAGAAAAAGTAAGGTTTGAAGATACGCTTTCGGTAAGGATGAAATTAGACATCGAAAATGATGAAGAACAGATTGCCCCTCTAATTCTTTTGCCATTTGTAGAGAATGCATTTAAGCATGGCGCGCTTACAGATGGATTACTTTTGATAGATATAGTTATTAGCAGCACAAATAGCCGATTGCATTTCTATGTAAAAAACACTTGTAATTTTATTTCCTACAATGCTGGAATTGGGCTTAGTAATATTCAAAAGCGACTTGAATTGCTTTATCCAGATCGGCACGACTTAAATATTTCGATGGAGGAAGATGCTTTTATTGTTAACTTAGAAATCTATTACTAAAGGCAAGTCAAAGATGAAGAAGATTAATTGTATGGTGGTAGATGATGAGCCCACTGCCCGAGAGATATTAAAAATGCATATCGAAAAGCTAGATGGATTGGTCTTGGTTGGCACTTGCAAAAATGCGATAGAAGCATTTGAATTGATAAATAGCCAAGCTGTTGATTTGATATTTTTGGATATAAAAATGCCGGGTATAACTGGTATCTCTTTGGCAAAATCTATCAATAAAAATATAAAGGTGATTTTTACTACCGCTTATCGTGACTATGCTGTGGAAGGTTTCGATTTGCAAGCGGTAGATTATTTGTTAAAGCCGATTTCGTTAGAGCGACTCTTACAGGCAGTACATAAATACAAATCTGAGAATAGTCCGGTTTTGATGAATGAACTTCCAGAACAAAATGAAGGATTTATCTTCGTTCGCAGCAATCGGAAAATGGTGAAAATAACCTTAAGTGAGATTACTCACATTGAAAGTCTGAGCGATTATATTAAAATCTACACTACAGAAAATACAGTTATTACTAGAGAAAGTATCTCCAATATTGAAGCAAAGTTACCGACTGGCAAGTTTTTGAGAATTCACCGATCATTTATTGTTTCTACAGATTATATAACAGCTTACACACATGAATATGTAGAGCTGCAAAACAAGTCTTTACCCATCAGCAGGTCTTACAGAGAATTGGTGATTAAATACTTTGAAGGTTTATAAATCTATTGCTCTACGATTCTAATACTTTCTCTTGTTTGATATACTTAAAACATGTTTCTGAGAAAGTAAACCATATTATTGATATTTTCCGTGTTGCTCTATTTTTCCGAATTAGTTGCTATTCTAAACCCTAAGTCATCTATTTTGAACGAAAATGGATGACTTCTTCTTCGTGTTGTTGCCATCACGCTTCTTTCTTGGTCACACCAGCCACCACCGCGAAATACACGATATGTTCCGTAAACAGTTTCGTCATAGATGTCTGAGCACCATTCCCAAACATTGCCCAACATATCGTAAAGCCCCCATTGATTCGGTTGCTTTTGCCCAACTTCTTGAGTCCGATTATTGGAGTTCTCTTTAAACCAAGCAACTTCATTTAATTCACCGTATCTAATGTCTTTCGTTCCTACTTGGCAGGCGTACTGCCATTCAGATTCTGTTGGTAATCGATACCCATTAGCGTTTGAGTTCAAGAGTACTTTTTCGGTTACCAAGTCAATGGTATAGCAGTTTTCTTTTCCTAAAGATTTAGAAAGTGCATTACAAAAATTTACCGCGTCAATCCAAGAAACTGTTTCTACTGGTAGTTTGTGGCCAACGTATGTAGAGGGATTCTTTTCTGTTACTGCTTTATAGATTTCTTGTGTGATAGGAAATTTGCTGAGTTCAAATGAATCAATATCAACCTACCAAGTTTCTTTTTTTCGATCGTCTCTCATGTCTACGGTTCCAGATGGAATGTTCACATATAACTCATCAATTACATTTTTATCTACTTTATTCATTATTGATCCTATGTTGTTTTTCAAATAACTTCCATTTAATCTAATAAATGTGCCTCTCCATTATATCCTTCGGGCTTGCCATAAAAGTGAACAATATCGATATAATCGCTCTTCGACATTCCTCCGGGATTTAATCCAGGTTCACCTTCTGGAATTGGAACATTTAGTTTTTCGAAATAATTTTCCCAAATAGGAAAGGTCTTATTGGTTTCTGGATCCTTATAAGTCATTTTTTGCAATTGGAATATTGGCTCATTATTATTCGCATATTTGAATGAATCGTATATTAATTCTGAGCAATAGTATTTATCATTAGAAATATCAAATACATCATCGTATGCCAACCCTAACTTAGTTTTAGCAAATTCAACTGCTTGAGGAACAAGGTATTCATACTCTTTTTTAATTCTTCCTACTACAACTTTACTGTTATTATCTTCATCAAAAGATCGAATAAAAAAGTTATCTAAAGGTGTTTCTACAACTCCTTTTGTGATTGCTTCTAAAATTATGAGTTCACCATTTTCTTTCTGAATTACCATACCCACATGAGAAAACTTCGATCCATCAATCCCAAATGTTACTTTTTCTATCGATTCACAAAAAGGGCCACAATCACTATCTTGAAATAAGATATCACCAGACTTTAATTCAAATTTTGAATAATCGAAGCTTGTCTGCGAGTTAGCTTGATTAACAGGCTGTCCTTTTTTGCTTGTTTCACATGAAAGATTAATCAATAACAGTAAAAAGATAAATTGTGCTTTATTCATGAATTTTAAAGAAATATCTAAGAATTCACAAAGATAGATACTTAACAAAGAAGCACATTATATATTTTGAAATAGTATAAAACACTATAAAGGTATTACAGTGTTTGCCTATAAAGTTTACCCTCAAATGAAACAGTAAAGGAATAAAAATAGCTTAGAAAAAAAACATTACTACCTTATTACTTCTTAAGTTATTACACCTAAATGAACTTTAATTATTAACCAAAATAAAACATAAAATGAAATACTATCATGCTAAAACTTTAACTGGTAAGAGTTTCGATGAAGCCATTGAATATGTTACAGCCGCTTTAAAAGAAGAAGGTTTCGGGATTTTAACAGAAATCGATGTAACAGCAACTTTGAAGAAGAAACTGGATACGGATTTTAGGCCTTACAGAATACTCGGAGCTTGTAATCCACCATATGCGCATAAAGCTTTACTGGCAGAAGATAAAATCGGAACAATGTTGCCTTGTAATGTAATCGTGCAACAGTTGGAAAATGGGATAGAAGTTGCTGCGGTTGACCCAATGGCTTCGATGCAATCTGTAGAAAATAAAGATTTAGAAGGAATTGCAACAGAAATTAGAGATAAACTTATTTCTGTAATCAATAGTCTTTAATCATTTTGATGAGTAAGCAGTAGTATTACTTGTATACTGCTTACTCATCTCTCATGGTTTAATTTCGATTATTTCACGATTAAGGCATTAGCCACCTTTCTTTCTCCACCGTGATCAAATTGTTTATTATCTGACGGATTATTCACCACCGAATTTATATCGTTTCCAATCCACATAGTAGTAGAACCTCCACCATCCAGATTTATGGCTTCTTTACATCCGATAGACTGCATAAAGGTTGTGAGTTCATCTAAACTCATACCGGCTGCTTGCTCAGACCTGCCATCTACAGTGACGAGCAGAACAGTATTTTTATCTACAATACCCAAGCAAGTACGAGGGTGTCTTTTAGTTACAAATGCAGAATTATTCAATTCCACTTTCTTTCCTTCATCAATCAACAGACAACCAGTTACTAGCACATCATCATACTTTTTGTTGGATGTGTAGTCGTTGTATTTCCCTGCTTTTTCAATTTCGAATTTTCTATTTTTTTTGATGATAAAAGCACCATTTAGGTTTTCGGTAACCTTCCACTTGGTGGTATCAGTTGAGGGCAAATTGCCATCGACTTTAATATATGTAACAGAACCTCCATTTTTCACATCAAAAAAACCAGCATTAATAGCGGCTATGGCCTTGTTAGCACTGGCAAATTCACTGGTTAAATACTTGGTTTCTTCGTCATTAACAAGCGTCACTAATCTCTTTTTAAGATTGATTTCTAATATGTTTATATTTTGAGGAGCATCAAAAAGAATGGTGTGCGCTTGTTTCCAGTTTAATCCATCTGTTACTTGTTTAGAATCCCAAGAGATGGTATCAGTCTGGTTAGATTGAGCAGAAATTGATTGAGTGAAAAATACTACTAAAATGCAAAAGGTAATCTGCTTTAAGAGTTTGTTTGTAGACGTAATTAGCGACATAGAAAAAATAGACTTTTGTTTTAATCCATCTAAAATTAAAGATTAAAAGCCTAAGAAAGCAGTCGTTTTTGATTTCTTAAGCAAAATTTCATGGCTATGTAGCTTTGGGTAGAAGTAACTACCTTTATTACCATCGCTCTTCAAAAACCTCAGCCTCTTGCAATATGTAGTTGCACTGGTAAATATCGTCTTTATTCAATTTCATTCGACCTTTCATGGTAACAACTTGGTCCATTTTAAATTTAGGATAGCCGGGTTTTAACTTAAGCTCGATGATGGATTCTGGTCCACCATTTCCACAAAAAAAGCACGATGAATAAGGGTTTTGAGAGAGAATGTAAATATCTTCTTTGGGTTCTAGCGCTAAAATAAAGCCTTTAATAAAA from Chondrinema litorale includes the following:
- a CDS encoding sensor histidine kinase encodes the protein MLKNNFIAAARNNELQQHVFESKFKLKEQELNLLKSQIHPHFLFNTLNTIYGFALKQSTETPDLILRLSDLLDYILYQVNKPGVSLRDELKHLNQYIDLEKVRFEDTLSVRMKLDIENDEEQIAPLILLPFVENAFKHGALTDGLLLIDIVISSTNSRLHFYVKNTCNFISYNAGIGLSNIQKRLELLYPDRHDLNISMEEDAFIVNLEIYY
- a CDS encoding DUF6624 domain-containing protein encodes the protein MKFTLSIVIFLLSITTCTAQKSGEQYLQEGKPDSAAYAFGTALLSATKTKVIEENAYKLASACALIYQVDTAFYFLNIALKDNYTLLPLTDCNFYSLSEDARWQQIENAQFKKFQEKNGALKEAEYAKKLLRLIMKDQALDYYMDLAKNYFMQNGNIPHWCYPLGDLRGRITKDNFENMKVMIAENGWPTYSAVGELAADAPLLVINHHESDSVRKAYLAQIKEACLNGEGSCMEYAKIHDRVLVNEGKLQDYGMQFRYNEDRILEPFPINNPEYVDQRRTEIGLEPLKDYLKRKINYDWEIAQKVTE
- a CDS encoding YiiX/YebB-like N1pC/P60 family cysteine hydrolase — translated: MNKAQFIFLLLLINLSCETSKKGQPVNQANSQTSFDYSKFELKSGDILFQDSDCGPFCESIEKVTFGIDGSKFSHVGMVIQKENGELIILEAITKGVVETPLDNFFIRSFDEDNNSKVVVGRIKKEYEYLVPQAVEFAKTKLGLAYDDVFDISNDKYYCSELIYDSFKYANNNEPIFQLQKMTYKDPETNKTFPIWENYFEKLNVPIPEGEPGLNPGGMSKSDYIDIVHFYGKPEGYNGEAHLLD
- a CDS encoding DUF3299 domain-containing protein, with protein sequence MHKLSFILFVFFSLPVWSQTRITWETLADVKFTDKYSEEVKAYYYYPHFGTTVKELEGKEVFIKGFILALEPKEDIYILSQNPYSSCFFCGNGGPESIIELKLKPGYPKFKMDQVVTMKGRMKLNKDDIYQCNYILQEAEVFEERW
- a CDS encoding phosphodiester glycosidase family protein gives rise to the protein MSLITSTNKLLKQITFCILVVFFTQSISAQSNQTDTISWDSKQVTDGLNWKQAHTILFDAPQNINILEINLKKRLVTLVNDEETKYLTSEFASANKAIAAINAGFFDVKNGGSVTYIKVDGNLPSTDTTKWKVTENLNGAFIIKKNRKFEIEKAGKYNDYTSNKKYDDVLVTGCLLIDEGKKVELNNSAFVTKRHPRTCLGIVDKNTVLLVTVDGRSEQAAGMSLDELTTFMQSIGCKEAINLDGGGSTTMWIGNDINSVVNNPSDNKQFDHGGERKVANALIVK
- a CDS encoding LytR/AlgR family response regulator transcription factor, with amino-acid sequence MKKINCMVVDDEPTAREILKMHIEKLDGLVLVGTCKNAIEAFELINSQAVDLIFLDIKMPGITGISLAKSINKNIKVIFTTAYRDYAVEGFDLQAVDYLLKPISLERLLQAVHKYKSENSPVLMNELPEQNEGFIFVRSNRKMVKITLSEITHIESLSDYIKIYTTENTVITRESISNIEAKLPTGKFLRIHRSFIVSTDYITAYTHEYVELQNKSLPISRSYRELVIKYFEGL
- a CDS encoding formylglycine-generating enzyme family protein; protein product: MDSFELSKFPITQEIYKAVTEKNPSTYVGHKLPVETVSWIDAVNFCNALSKSLGKENCYTIDLVTEKVLLNSNANGYRLPTESEWQYACQVGTKDIRYGELNEVAWFKENSNNRTQEVGQKQPNQWGLYDMLGNVWEWCSDIYDETVYGTYRVFRGGGWCDQERSVMATTRRRSHPFSFKIDDLGFRIATNSEK
- a CDS encoding DUF302 domain-containing protein; the encoded protein is MKYYHAKTLTGKSFDEAIEYVTAALKEEGFGILTEIDVTATLKKKLDTDFRPYRILGACNPPYAHKALLAEDKIGTMLPCNVIVQQLENGIEVAAVDPMASMQSVENKDLEGIATEIRDKLISVINSL